A single Nostoc sp. PCC 7107 DNA region contains:
- a CDS encoding mucoidy inhibitor MuiA family protein, translating to MIHPETPSMRKTVPTQVVAVTVYSDQALVTRRGVISLTGVERELVIHSLPVTLETDSVRVGGTGSVGVGLLGVSSDRIYTTEPIAERVAHLNRQIQQIEAEKRHLQAQIDALALQAKFLEGLREKTEEPFAQSLSRKNLSLSETLDFLNFLGSQYSEYAIASGDYHSQQQELDKQLQALHATLHNIQTPHPQESFSLVVGIEVAGAGEFELEVSYIVNHASWTPLYDLRVDSTNQTVKLSYLAEIIQNTGEDWLDVSLTLSTAKPGLGTLPPKLEPWYIDTLRQLTVRRRALPRPSLPSIAAMPAADSLFSQDEEDLASDALVAAENIGGAISKEGSVVTFKLNGGGNVPSDGAPHKTTIFHDDYPCTFDYVVMPRLVSFAYLQAHVKNSSDGATLLPGKANIFRDDVFVGGTKLENIAPGQEFILNLGIDEGIKIERNLVERQVDKKMIVNQRRTTYAYRLLITNLLNQEINLKITEQLPVSRDEQIKIRLTRIQPQIQLGEMGILEWKLSVLPQERREIYYQFTLEHPPELTVVGLDI from the coding sequence GTGATACACCCGGAAACTCCTTCTATGAGAAAAACAGTTCCCACTCAGGTAGTAGCTGTGACGGTATACAGCGATCAAGCCCTAGTTACACGACGAGGTGTAATTTCTTTAACAGGGGTAGAAAGAGAATTAGTCATTCATTCACTGCCAGTGACTCTAGAAACTGATTCTGTGAGAGTGGGTGGGACAGGTAGTGTTGGAGTAGGCTTGTTGGGAGTTAGTAGCGATCGCATCTACACCACCGAACCGATTGCCGAACGAGTAGCACATTTAAACCGTCAAATTCAACAAATAGAAGCAGAAAAACGCCATCTGCAAGCGCAAATAGATGCTTTAGCTTTACAGGCGAAATTTCTTGAAGGCTTGCGAGAAAAAACAGAAGAACCATTTGCTCAAAGCTTGTCTCGCAAAAATCTCAGCCTCAGCGAAACCTTGGATTTTTTGAACTTTTTGGGTAGCCAATATAGCGAATATGCGATCGCATCTGGAGATTACCATAGCCAACAACAGGAACTAGACAAGCAACTACAGGCACTCCACGCCACATTGCACAATATTCAAACACCCCATCCCCAAGAAAGTTTTAGCTTGGTTGTCGGTATAGAAGTTGCTGGTGCAGGCGAGTTTGAGTTAGAAGTATCCTACATTGTCAATCATGCTAGTTGGACTCCCCTTTATGATTTGCGAGTAGATAGCACAAATCAAACAGTAAAATTAAGCTACCTAGCAGAAATCATCCAAAATACTGGCGAAGACTGGTTAGATGTATCTCTTACTCTCTCAACGGCTAAACCAGGATTGGGTACGCTGCCACCAAAACTAGAACCTTGGTATATTGATACCCTACGTCAACTTACAGTCCGACGACGAGCCTTACCCCGTCCATCACTGCCTAGCATAGCGGCTATGCCTGCGGCTGATTCATTGTTTTCACAAGATGAGGAGGATTTAGCTAGTGATGCTCTTGTTGCAGCAGAAAATATAGGAGGAGCAATCTCCAAAGAAGGAAGCGTAGTTACTTTTAAACTCAATGGCGGTGGGAATGTTCCTAGTGATGGCGCACCCCATAAAACAACAATTTTTCATGATGATTATCCCTGTACTTTTGATTATGTGGTAATGCCACGTTTGGTAAGCTTTGCTTACTTACAAGCTCATGTAAAAAATAGTTCTGATGGTGCAACTTTATTACCAGGGAAAGCCAATATTTTTCGAGATGATGTTTTTGTGGGTGGAACTAAATTAGAAAACATAGCCCCTGGACAAGAATTTATCTTGAACTTAGGCATTGATGAAGGTATCAAAATTGAACGGAATTTAGTTGAGCGCCAAGTAGATAAAAAGATGATTGTGAATCAACGTCGAACTACTTACGCTTATCGATTATTAATTACTAACTTACTGAATCAAGAAATTAATTTAAAGATTACAGAACAATTACCTGTTAGCCGCGACGAACAAATAAAAATTCGCCTTACCCGCATCCAACCGCAAATTCAACTAGGGGAAATGGGAATTTTAGAATGGAAGTTAAGCGTTTTACCTCAAGAGCGACGAGAAATATATTATCAATTTACGCTAGAACATCCGCCTGAATTAACGGTGGTTGGTTTAGATATATAG